In Salana multivorans, a single genomic region encodes these proteins:
- a CDS encoding cysteine hydrolase family protein produces MSTFENRDGTALLVVDVQNDVVGGAHRRDEVVARIGDLVDRARAAGTPVVWVQHSDEGMAEGSEEWRIVPELVPGEGEPVVQKHYGDSFEATDLEDVLAAAGVDHLVVTGAETDACIRSTIHGAFTRGYDVTLVGDAHTAGDKSAWGAPPVADVIAHTNLYWQFQGAPGRRAAVVEAGEVVFDG; encoded by the coding sequence ATGAGCACCTTCGAGAACCGGGACGGGACGGCGCTGCTCGTCGTCGACGTCCAGAACGACGTGGTCGGTGGCGCCCACCGGCGCGACGAGGTCGTGGCGCGGATCGGCGACCTGGTGGACCGGGCGCGCGCCGCGGGGACGCCCGTCGTCTGGGTGCAGCACTCCGACGAGGGGATGGCCGAGGGCAGCGAGGAGTGGCGGATCGTTCCCGAGCTCGTTCCCGGCGAGGGCGAGCCCGTCGTGCAGAAGCACTACGGCGACTCCTTCGAGGCCACGGACCTGGAGGACGTGCTCGCGGCCGCCGGCGTCGACCACCTCGTCGTGACCGGCGCGGAGACCGACGCCTGCATCCGGTCGACCATCCACGGCGCGTTCACGCGCGGGTACGACGTGACGCTGGTCGGCGACGCGCACACGGCGGGGGACAAGTCGGCCTGGGGCGCCCCGCCCGTCGCCGACGTCATCGCGCACACCAACCTGTACTGGCAGTTCCAGGGCGCGCCCGGTCGCCGGGCCGCGGTGGTGGAGGCCGGCGAGGTCGTGTTCGATGGCTGA
- a CDS encoding electron transfer flavoprotein subunit alpha/FixB family protein yields the protein MSSPVLLVASRGGSDDLVHLAADAAGGAELRGVAAFGGTPRALARLLVACARRVGATRIVLESSRRAAEVAAYVAHDLDAGILADVLRVRRDGDVLVGEKRELGGTWDVTCSVAGPVVVLARPAAWDGPVPDVGWLTVEEFEAAEADVRAAAGEGAAIGRDVEPVSIDAHDVEGVALASAAVVVAGGRGLEGDLTPVRALADALGGAVGATRDIVEEEWIGPEAMVGQTGTMIAPRLYVGAGLSGAPHHMLGMRAAETIVAVNLDPEAPIMEVADLAVVGDAAAILTEAAELVRERRGR from the coding sequence GTGAGCTCTCCCGTTCTGCTCGTCGCCTCCCGCGGGGGCAGCGACGACCTCGTGCACCTGGCCGCCGATGCCGCCGGGGGGGCCGAGCTGCGCGGTGTCGCGGCCTTCGGCGGCACCCCGCGCGCCCTGGCGCGGCTCCTGGTCGCCTGCGCGCGGCGCGTCGGCGCCACCCGCATCGTGCTCGAGTCCTCGCGCCGGGCCGCGGAGGTCGCCGCCTACGTCGCCCACGACCTCGACGCCGGCATCCTCGCCGACGTCCTGCGCGTCCGCCGGGACGGGGACGTCCTCGTCGGCGAGAAGCGCGAGCTCGGCGGCACGTGGGACGTCACGTGCTCCGTCGCCGGGCCGGTCGTCGTCCTCGCGCGTCCCGCGGCGTGGGACGGCCCCGTGCCCGACGTCGGGTGGCTCACGGTCGAGGAGTTCGAGGCGGCGGAGGCCGACGTGCGCGCCGCGGCCGGCGAGGGTGCGGCGATCGGCCGGGACGTCGAGCCGGTCTCGATCGACGCCCACGACGTCGAGGGCGTCGCGCTGGCCAGCGCGGCCGTCGTCGTGGCGGGCGGACGCGGGCTGGAGGGCGACCTGACGCCCGTGCGCGCGCTCGCCGACGCGCTCGGCGGAGCGGTGGGGGCGACCCGCGACATCGTCGAGGAGGAGTGGATCGGACCCGAGGCCATGGTGGGCCAGACCGGGACGATGATCGCCCCGCGGCTCTACGTCGGGGCCGGCCTCTCCGGCGCGCCGCACCACATGCTGGGGATGCGCGCGGCCGAGACGATCGTCGCGGTCAACCTCGACCCGGAGGCGCCGATCATGGAGGTCGCGGATCTCGCGGTGGTCGGTGACGCCGCCGCGATCCTGACGGAGGCAGCCGAGCTGGTCCGCGAGCGCCGCGGGCGCTGA
- a CDS encoding electron transfer flavoprotein subunit beta/FixA family protein, producing MRVIVLLKQVPDIVSDRRLRPDGLLERVPAAAVLSEIDEAALEVALRAADALGGSVTAVTMGPASAEAVVRKALQVGAAQAVHLHDDALAGSDVRGTARALAAAVRLLDAEGAESGDGVGLVVAGMTALDGLGAVVPTLVAAELGWPALAFAESVEVTPGEEASAARVVVVRETEVGHETIAADLPAVVSVEDTVASLRVPSFQTMLAARKAQVRVLAAADLGLAPGEVGLAGARAVVVTAAPRPERPAPVVVTSDGARAIVDFLADRGLLEVGS from the coding sequence ATGCGTGTCATCGTCCTTCTGAAGCAGGTGCCGGACATCGTCTCGGACCGTCGGCTGCGGCCCGACGGCCTCCTCGAACGCGTGCCGGCCGCCGCCGTGCTGAGCGAGATCGACGAGGCGGCGCTCGAGGTCGCCCTGCGCGCGGCCGACGCGCTCGGTGGGAGCGTCACGGCCGTGACGATGGGGCCGGCGAGCGCCGAGGCCGTGGTGCGCAAGGCGCTCCAGGTCGGCGCGGCGCAGGCCGTCCACCTGCACGACGACGCCCTGGCCGGCTCCGACGTGCGCGGCACGGCCCGCGCCCTGGCCGCGGCCGTCCGGCTGCTCGACGCGGAGGGCGCGGAGTCCGGCGACGGCGTCGGTCTGGTCGTCGCCGGCATGACGGCGCTCGACGGGCTCGGGGCGGTCGTCCCCACGCTGGTCGCCGCCGAGCTCGGCTGGCCGGCGCTCGCGTTCGCCGAGTCGGTCGAGGTGACCCCGGGGGAGGAGGCGTCGGCCGCCCGTGTCGTCGTCGTCCGCGAGACCGAGGTCGGACACGAGACGATCGCCGCCGACCTGCCGGCGGTCGTGTCCGTCGAGGACACGGTCGCGAGCCTGCGCGTGCCGAGCTTCCAGACGATGCTCGCGGCGCGCAAGGCGCAGGTGCGGGTCCTGGCCGCCGCCGACCTGGGGCTGGCCCCCGGCGAGGTGGGCCTCGCGGGGGCCCGCGCCGTCGTCGTCACCGCCGCACCGCGGCCCGAGCGGCCGGCGCCGGTCGTCGTCACCAGCGACGGGGCGCGCGCCATCGTCGACTTCCTTGCCGATCGTGGACTCCTGGAGGTGGGCTCGTGA
- the glgX gene encoding glycogen debranching protein GlgX: protein MTVSAHPTSSPVGVVEDADHDDPTTPHDAGAPDGSVAAVTPAQLADLPARSLGRLGVHVLGDGIDVVVAAAQAVAVDLCLIDGTREHPAERRIGLQKARHGLWHAHVPGVGAGQRYGFRVHGAWQPSDGLFHNPAKLLLDPYARGVDGAVELAPETFGHHVTDIRSTHHGLETADPRDSSPFVAWGTVLPPADPATTARRLELRPRTPWIHTVLYELHVRGFTLLREDLPEELRGTYAGLAHPNVIEHLRGLGVTAVELLPIHVAATEHAIAARGLPNYWGYSTLGFFAPEPRYATRASREAGPAAVEAEVKAMVDALHEAGIEVVLDVVYNHTCEGGMDGPLLSLRGLDNTGYYLHDGGHQARYADVTGTGNSLDFRRQRVVQLTLDSLRHWAGEIGVDGFRFDLAVTLGRRAGEFEPDHPFLVALASDPVLADVKLAVEPWDVGPSGWRTGQFAPPVHEWNDRFRDAVRRFWLADARAQAAGEHGAPHDCRDLATRLSGSADMFQRFDRGPTASVNYVTAHDGFTLADLTRYDHKHNEANLEDSRDGSDNNLSWNHGVEGEIEAGSPAADIRPIRRRSMRNVLGTLLVSSGTPLLTAGDEFGRTQRGNNNAYCQDSPISWVDWDLEPAQLDLLATSSYLLRLRRENPAMRPGRFAYGRPRSNDPFVDLAWFSDDGEPMEGGAWHNPYRRVLQMRRAGGASAHPRSMMRHEAADARDLLVVVNGALNEVDVTLAPGRTPRWELVWDSVWESPDEREQINGGARAEPGDIATVEPLSLRLYLSS, encoded by the coding sequence ATGACTGTCTCAGCCCATCCCACGAGCTCCCCGGTCGGCGTCGTCGAGGACGCCGACCACGACGACCCGACGACCCCGCACGACGCCGGTGCTCCCGACGGCTCGGTGGCCGCGGTGACGCCGGCCCAGCTCGCCGACCTGCCCGCGCGCTCGCTCGGTCGCCTCGGCGTGCACGTCCTCGGCGACGGCATCGACGTCGTCGTGGCCGCGGCCCAGGCGGTCGCGGTCGACCTGTGCCTGATCGACGGCACGCGGGAGCACCCGGCGGAGCGCCGGATCGGCCTGCAGAAGGCGCGACACGGGCTATGGCACGCGCACGTGCCCGGCGTCGGGGCGGGCCAGCGCTACGGGTTCCGCGTCCACGGCGCCTGGCAGCCGTCCGACGGCCTGTTCCACAACCCGGCCAAGCTCCTGCTCGACCCCTACGCGCGGGGCGTCGACGGCGCCGTCGAGCTCGCCCCGGAGACGTTCGGTCACCACGTGACCGACATCCGCTCGACGCACCACGGCCTCGAGACGGCCGACCCGCGCGACTCCTCGCCGTTCGTCGCCTGGGGCACGGTGCTGCCGCCCGCCGACCCCGCGACGACCGCGCGACGCCTCGAGCTGCGTCCGCGCACGCCGTGGATCCACACCGTCCTCTACGAGCTGCACGTGCGCGGCTTCACCCTCCTGCGCGAGGACCTCCCGGAGGAGCTGCGCGGGACCTACGCCGGCCTCGCGCACCCGAACGTCATCGAGCACCTGCGCGGGCTCGGCGTCACGGCCGTCGAGCTGCTGCCGATCCACGTGGCGGCGACGGAGCACGCGATCGCCGCCCGCGGCCTGCCGAACTACTGGGGCTACTCGACGCTCGGTTTCTTCGCCCCCGAGCCCCGGTACGCGACGCGCGCGTCCCGCGAGGCCGGTCCGGCCGCCGTCGAGGCCGAGGTCAAGGCCATGGTCGACGCGCTGCACGAGGCGGGCATCGAGGTCGTCCTCGACGTCGTCTACAACCACACGTGCGAGGGCGGGATGGACGGGCCACTGCTGTCGCTGCGGGGACTCGACAACACCGGTTACTACCTGCACGACGGCGGCCACCAGGCGCGCTACGCCGACGTCACCGGCACCGGCAACTCGCTCGACTTCCGGCGCCAGCGCGTCGTGCAGCTCACGCTGGACTCGCTGCGGCACTGGGCGGGCGAGATCGGCGTCGACGGGTTCCGGTTCGACCTGGCCGTGACGCTCGGCCGCCGCGCCGGCGAGTTCGAGCCCGACCACCCGTTCCTCGTGGCGCTCGCCTCCGACCCCGTGCTCGCCGACGTCAAGCTCGCGGTCGAGCCGTGGGACGTCGGCCCCTCCGGGTGGCGGACCGGCCAGTTCGCGCCGCCCGTCCACGAGTGGAACGACCGCTTCCGCGACGCGGTACGCCGGTTCTGGCTCGCCGACGCGCGCGCGCAGGCCGCCGGCGAGCACGGCGCCCCGCACGACTGCCGCGACCTGGCGACCCGGCTGTCCGGATCGGCCGACATGTTCCAGCGGTTCGACCGCGGCCCGACCGCGAGCGTCAACTACGTCACGGCGCACGACGGGTTCACGCTCGCCGACCTCACGCGCTACGACCACAAGCACAACGAGGCCAACCTCGAGGACAGCCGCGACGGCTCCGACAACAACCTCTCGTGGAACCACGGCGTCGAGGGCGAGATCGAGGCGGGCTCGCCCGCGGCGGACATCCGCCCGATCCGGCGCCGCTCGATGCGCAACGTGCTCGGGACGCTGCTCGTCTCCTCCGGCACGCCGCTCCTCACGGCCGGGGACGAGTTCGGCCGGACGCAGCGGGGCAACAACAACGCCTACTGCCAGGACTCCCCGATCTCCTGGGTCGACTGGGACCTGGAGCCGGCGCAGCTCGACCTGCTCGCCACGAGCAGCTACCTGCTGCGGCTGCGCCGGGAGAACCCGGCGATGCGACCGGGCCGGTTCGCCTACGGCCGGCCGCGCTCGAACGACCCGTTCGTCGACCTCGCCTGGTTCTCGGACGACGGCGAGCCGATGGAGGGCGGCGCCTGGCACAACCCCTACCGGCGCGTCCTGCAGATGCGGCGGGCCGGCGGCGCGTCGGCGCACCCGCGGTCGATGATGCGCCACGAGGCGGCCGACGCGCGCGACCTGCTCGTCGTCGTCAACGGTGCGCTCAACGAGGTCGACGTCACGCTCGCCCCCGGCCGCACGCCGCGCTGGGAGCTGGTCTGGGACTCGGTGTGGGAGTCCCCGGACGAGCGCGAGCAGATCAACGGCGGCGCGCGCGCCGAGCCGGGCGACATCGCGACGGTGGAGCCGCTCAGCCTGCGGCTGTACCTGTCGAGCTGA
- the trpS gene encoding tryptophan--tRNA ligase yields the protein MTSTTATSTTTPASGDVPGGVPGETPDDARSLDRARERSAELADLVRTAPHRLRMLTGDRPTGRLHLGHHLATLRGRLALQEAGVETFVVVADYQVITDRDAPGPLRERVLDVVTDQLALGLDPERTTFFAHSQVPELNELVVPFLSLVTDAELRRNPTVKAEHAASGGRQLSGLLLTYPVHQAADIVFCGANVVPVGKDQLPHLEVARLIVRRFTERYGDAGLVPPDALLTDAVTVLGTDGQKMSKSRGNTIDLAMTADETARVLRRAVTDSERRITYEPERRPEVANLLLVGAMCSGRTPADLAEEIGDGGAGALKAYVTDAVNAELAGLRARRAELTRDPGAVLAALRAGTDRARAVAAATLARVHRALGMTY from the coding sequence ATGACCAGCACCACCGCGACCAGCACGACCACCCCCGCCTCGGGCGACGTTCCGGGCGGCGTTCCCGGCGAGACGCCCGACGATGCGCGCTCGCTCGACCGCGCCCGCGAGCGCTCCGCCGAGCTGGCCGATCTCGTCCGCACGGCCCCGCACCGGCTGCGCATGCTCACCGGCGACCGCCCGACGGGACGCCTCCACCTCGGCCACCACCTCGCGACGCTGCGCGGCCGCCTCGCGCTGCAGGAGGCCGGCGTCGAGACGTTCGTCGTCGTCGCCGACTACCAGGTCATCACCGACCGTGACGCGCCGGGTCCGCTGCGCGAGCGCGTGCTCGACGTCGTGACCGACCAGCTCGCGCTCGGCCTCGACCCCGAGCGGACGACCTTCTTCGCCCACTCCCAGGTGCCAGAGCTCAACGAGCTCGTCGTGCCGTTCCTCTCCCTCGTCACCGACGCCGAGCTGCGCCGCAACCCGACCGTCAAGGCGGAGCACGCGGCCTCCGGTGGCCGCCAGCTCTCGGGGCTGCTGCTCACCTACCCGGTCCACCAGGCGGCGGACATCGTGTTCTGCGGGGCCAACGTCGTGCCCGTCGGCAAGGACCAGCTCCCGCACCTGGAGGTCGCCCGGCTCATCGTGCGGCGCTTCACCGAGCGCTACGGCGACGCCGGCCTGGTGCCGCCGGACGCCCTGCTCACCGACGCCGTGACGGTCCTCGGCACCGACGGGCAGAAGATGAGCAAGTCACGCGGGAACACGATCGATCTCGCGATGACGGCCGACGAGACCGCTCGCGTCCTGCGCCGCGCCGTCACGGACTCCGAGCGGCGGATCACCTACGAGCCCGAGCGCCGACCCGAGGTCGCGAACCTCCTGCTCGTCGGCGCGATGTGCTCGGGTCGGACGCCGGCGGACCTGGCGGAGGAGATCGGCGACGGCGGCGCCGGCGCGCTCAAGGCCTACGTCACGGACGCGGTCAACGCCGAGCTGGCCGGGCTGCGCGCGCGGCGTGCCGAGCTGACGCGCGACCCGGGCGCCGTGCTGGCGGCGCTGCGAGCCGGGACGGATCGGGCCCGCGCGGTCGCCGCCGCCACGCTCGCCCGGGTCCACCGGGCGCTCGGGATGACGTACTGA
- a CDS encoding maltotransferase domain-containing protein, whose product MTKKPAPPRPATPRPAGAPPATAEPAAPAAVPAAVPSAAVTAGAPPAAPAPSDAVPASAAQPVPLPTPPVPIGRIPVVDVAPTIENGRWATKAVVGEVVPIRATVFREGHDAVNASLVLTRPDGTTASRTTMTCVNPGLNAWVGELVPDAEGEWTFHVEGWSDPWGTWRHDAEIKVSAGIDAELMLLEGALLLDRAAAEAGAADRAEAVDVFTATAATLRDTERPPLTRLGAALAPQVTRLLARDPLRDAVSPSAAYPLRVDRTLALAGAWYEFFPRSAGAWQDPTSGRWRSGTLRTATQELDRIASMGFDVVYLTPIHPIGTTNRKGPNNSLTAGPHDPGSPYGIGSPDGGHDAIHPDLGDFDDFDAFVARARELDLEVAIDIALQASPDHPWVTEHPEWFTTRADGTIAYAENPPKKYQDIYPLNFDNDPEGIYVAIRDMLQKWIDHGVTAFRVDNPHTKPLSFWERLLTEIRASHPEVIFLSEAFTKPAMMRMLGAVGFHQSYTYFTWRIAKHDVLDYLREVAGDSASYMRPSFWPTTHDILTPNMQQGGVAIFAIRAVLAALGAPTYGIYSGYELVENVPRPGVEEQIDNEKYQYVARDWRRGDSLGIARLLGILNDVRHRHPALQQLRNLTVHGTSDDQTICFSRHLDGRYTPDGRPDTVLVVLTLDPWATREGTVHLDLAALGLTGRDEASGTFRVRDELSGESFVWGRENYVRLDPRHAVAHVLVVERD is encoded by the coding sequence GTGACGAAGAAGCCCGCCCCCCCGCGTCCCGCCACCCCTCGCCCGGCCGGCGCACCGCCGGCCACCGCCGAGCCGGCAGCCCCGGCCGCCGTGCCGGCCGCCGTGCCGAGCGCGGCCGTCACGGCCGGCGCACCGCCGGCGGCTCCCGCGCCGAGCGATGCGGTTCCGGCGAGCGCCGCGCAGCCGGTCCCGCTGCCGACGCCGCCCGTCCCGATCGGCCGGATCCCCGTCGTCGACGTCGCACCGACGATCGAGAACGGCCGGTGGGCGACGAAGGCCGTGGTCGGCGAGGTCGTGCCGATCCGGGCGACCGTCTTCCGGGAGGGCCACGACGCGGTCAATGCCTCGCTCGTCCTCACCCGGCCCGACGGGACGACCGCCTCCCGGACCACGATGACCTGCGTCAACCCCGGCCTCAACGCGTGGGTCGGCGAGCTCGTGCCGGATGCCGAGGGCGAGTGGACGTTCCACGTCGAGGGCTGGTCCGACCCCTGGGGCACCTGGCGGCACGACGCCGAGATCAAGGTGTCCGCCGGCATCGACGCCGAGCTCATGCTGCTCGAGGGCGCCCTCCTGCTCGACCGCGCCGCGGCCGAGGCGGGCGCCGCCGACCGCGCCGAGGCCGTGGACGTCTTCACCGCGACCGCCGCGACGCTGCGCGACACCGAGCGGCCCCCGCTCACGCGACTCGGTGCCGCCCTCGCCCCGCAGGTGACCCGGCTGCTCGCGCGGGACCCGCTGCGCGACGCCGTGTCCCCCTCGGCCGCCTACCCGCTGCGCGTGGACCGCACGCTCGCGCTCGCCGGCGCCTGGTACGAGTTCTTCCCGCGCAGCGCCGGGGCGTGGCAGGACCCCACGTCCGGCCGGTGGCGCTCGGGCACGCTCCGGACGGCGACCCAGGAGCTCGACCGGATCGCCTCGATGGGCTTCGACGTCGTCTACCTCACCCCGATCCACCCGATCGGCACGACCAACCGCAAGGGGCCGAACAACTCCCTCACGGCCGGCCCGCACGACCCCGGCTCGCCCTACGGCATCGGCTCCCCCGACGGCGGTCACGACGCGATCCACCCCGACCTCGGCGACTTCGACGACTTCGACGCGTTCGTCGCGCGGGCCCGCGAGCTCGACCTCGAGGTGGCGATCGACATCGCGCTCCAGGCCTCCCCCGACCACCCCTGGGTCACCGAGCACCCCGAGTGGTTCACGACGCGGGCCGACGGGACGATCGCCTACGCCGAGAACCCGCCGAAGAAGTACCAGGACATCTACCCGCTCAACTTCGACAACGACCCCGAGGGGATCTACGTCGCGATCCGGGACATGCTCCAGAAGTGGATCGACCACGGCGTCACGGCCTTCCGCGTCGACAACCCGCACACGAAGCCGCTGAGCTTCTGGGAGCGGCTGCTCACGGAGATCCGCGCGTCCCACCCCGAGGTCATCTTCCTGTCGGAGGCCTTCACCAAGCCGGCGATGATGCGCATGCTGGGCGCGGTCGGGTTCCACCAGTCCTACACCTACTTCACCTGGCGCATCGCCAAGCACGACGTCCTCGACTACCTCCGCGAGGTGGCGGGAGACTCCGCGAGCTACATGCGCCCGAGCTTCTGGCCGACGACCCACGACATCCTCACGCCGAACATGCAGCAGGGGGGCGTCGCGATCTTCGCGATCCGCGCCGTCCTCGCCGCGCTCGGCGCCCCGACGTACGGCATCTACTCCGGCTACGAGCTGGTCGAGAACGTGCCGCGACCGGGCGTCGAGGAGCAGATCGACAACGAGAAGTACCAGTACGTCGCGCGCGACTGGCGCCGGGGAGACAGCCTGGGGATCGCCCGGCTCCTCGGGATCCTCAACGACGTCCGTCACCGCCACCCGGCGCTCCAGCAGCTGCGCAACCTCACGGTCCACGGGACGAGCGACGACCAGACGATCTGCTTCTCCCGCCACCTCGACGGCCGGTACACGCCCGACGGCCGGCCGGACACCGTCCTCGTCGTCCTCACGCTCGACCCGTGGGCGACCCGCGAGGGCACGGTGCACCTCGACCTCGCCGCGCTCGGCCTCACCGGCCGGGACGAGGCGTCCGGCACGTTCCGCGTGCGGGACGAGCTCTCCGGCGAGTCGTTCGTGTGGGGCCGGGAGAACTACGTGCGGCTGGACCCGCGGCACGCCGTCGCGCACGTGCTCGTCGTCGAGCGCGACTGA
- a CDS encoding maltokinase N-terminal cap-like domain-containing protein: MAEIHRTTLEPTKLELLTGWLPTRRWYAGKSGSGEPVTPELRHVGGYRLDDPSGEVGIEVLLVEDSSGPAPVLYQVPLTYRGSALEGEAADLVGTTQHGVLGTRWVYDGTADPAFAGAFVDLLVGRARAQHRRLSDTEEPHVTATALGPARHIHLASHEVLTGEQSNTSLLCRLVDSDGTELAPIMVKVFRVLSPGENPDVVLPAALSAAGSPNVPLVFGYVASTGLPGVIEEAAEPVDDGTGDDAGPAGGGATDEPVYHLAFAQELLTPAEDARRVAVRLAAAGVSFAEEAGELGLATAGIHRTLAATTGTRPPSADDRFRIVAELRSRAATALAEVPGLGDREDVAAEVSSTLDAVAALPAERWPDLQRIHGDYHLGQVLRSASGTWAVIDFEGEPLRPLSERVLPDLPLRDVAGMLRSFDYAGGSARVDGADPEAVRTWVAEAQEAFLAGYAEGLRTDPGAGAGDVADHDADDGGELLRALLLDKALYEAVYESRNRPDWLSIPLTAIDHLLDGPDRGGETHHNGDTDDDVPTTDERS; the protein is encoded by the coding sequence ATGGCCGAGATCCACCGCACCACCCTCGAGCCGACCAAGCTCGAGCTGCTCACCGGCTGGCTGCCGACCCGCCGGTGGTACGCCGGCAAGAGCGGGTCGGGTGAGCCCGTCACCCCCGAGCTGCGCCACGTCGGCGGGTACCGGCTCGACGACCCGTCCGGCGAGGTCGGCATCGAGGTGCTGCTCGTCGAGGACTCCTCGGGACCGGCGCCGGTGCTCTACCAGGTGCCGCTCACCTATCGGGGCTCGGCCCTCGAGGGCGAGGCGGCCGACCTGGTCGGGACGACCCAGCACGGCGTGCTCGGCACGCGCTGGGTCTACGACGGCACCGCCGACCCGGCGTTCGCCGGTGCGTTCGTCGACCTGCTCGTCGGTCGCGCGCGGGCGCAGCACCGTCGGCTGAGCGACACCGAGGAGCCGCACGTCACGGCGACGGCCCTCGGCCCGGCGCGGCACATCCACCTCGCGTCGCACGAGGTGCTGACGGGCGAGCAGTCGAACACCTCGCTGCTGTGCCGCCTCGTCGACTCCGACGGCACCGAGCTGGCTCCGATCATGGTCAAGGTCTTCCGCGTCCTCTCGCCGGGGGAGAACCCCGACGTCGTGCTGCCGGCGGCGCTGTCCGCCGCGGGCAGCCCGAACGTGCCGCTCGTGTTCGGCTACGTCGCATCGACGGGGCTGCCGGGGGTGATCGAGGAGGCCGCCGAGCCGGTCGACGACGGGACCGGCGACGACGCGGGGCCCGCCGGCGGAGGCGCGACGGACGAGCCCGTCTACCACCTCGCGTTCGCCCAGGAGCTGCTCACGCCGGCCGAGGACGCACGCCGGGTGGCCGTCCGGCTCGCGGCCGCTGGCGTCTCCTTCGCCGAGGAGGCCGGCGAGCTCGGCCTCGCGACGGCGGGGATCCACCGCACGCTCGCGGCGACCACGGGCACCCGGCCGCCGTCGGCCGACGACCGGTTCCGGATCGTCGCCGAGCTTCGCTCCCGCGCCGCCACCGCCCTGGCGGAGGTGCCGGGGCTCGGCGACCGGGAGGACGTCGCGGCCGAGGTGTCCTCGACGCTCGACGCGGTCGCTGCCCTGCCGGCCGAGCGCTGGCCCGACCTGCAGCGCATCCACGGCGACTACCACCTGGGCCAGGTGCTCCGCTCCGCCTCCGGCACGTGGGCCGTCATCGACTTCGAGGGCGAGCCGCTGCGGCCGCTGAGCGAGCGCGTGCTGCCCGACCTCCCGCTGCGGGACGTGGCCGGGATGCTGCGCTCGTTCGACTACGCGGGCGGCTCGGCCCGGGTCGACGGCGCCGATCCCGAGGCGGTGCGCACGTGGGTCGCCGAGGCGCAGGAGGCCTTCCTCGCCGGGTACGCCGAGGGCCTGCGGACCGACCCCGGCGCGGGCGCGGGTGACGTCGCCGATCACGATGCCGACGACGGCGGCGAGCTGCTGCGCGCCCTCCTGCTGGACAAGGCGCTGTACGAGGCGGTGTACGAGTCACGCAACCGACCCGACTGGCTGTCCATCCCGCTGACGGCGATCGACCACCTGCTGGACGGGCCCGACCGCGGGGGCGAGACCCACCACAATGGGGACACGGACGACGACGTCCCCACCACCGACGAGCGGAGCTGA